A genome region from Streptomyces katrae includes the following:
- a CDS encoding activator-dependent family glycosyltransferase, producing the protein MRILFTTFSERAHFYSQVPLAWALRAAGHEVRVASQPKLTDAITAAGLTAVPVGEDHRLSEMQKEHADAWGSGGAGFGGLHKGEGETTTPEERLRRQTLLTTLYNAPINNDSFVDGLVEFARAWQPDLVIWEPQTYAGAVAARVVGAAHARLLWGPDVMLRSRETFLADMAQLPEAERQDPLVEWLTGLLERHGATFHPEVVTGQWTIDPCPEGVRLPVGVNTVPMRYVPYNGPAVVPEWLHEAPAKPRVCLTMGGSLREHIGHDGFPISALGMWADLDIELIATLVPFPGETDPQVPDNARVIPFVPMHALLPTCSAIVHYGGGGTWSTALNYGVPQLMIPKIWDTVVKAEHLQESGAGLFVHADNVTGEALHDALARLVDDPSFKENALRLRDEIHAQPSPAELVATLEKLTAEYREDKAATV; encoded by the coding sequence ATGCGCATCCTGTTCACCACGTTCTCCGAACGTGCCCACTTCTACAGCCAGGTACCGCTCGCCTGGGCGCTGCGCGCCGCCGGGCACGAGGTCCGCGTGGCCTCGCAGCCCAAGCTCACCGACGCCATCACCGCCGCCGGCCTGACCGCCGTCCCGGTCGGCGAGGACCACCGGCTGAGCGAGATGCAGAAGGAGCACGCCGACGCCTGGGGCAGCGGCGGCGCCGGCTTCGGCGGCCTCCACAAGGGCGAGGGGGAGACCACCACCCCGGAGGAGCGGCTGCGCCGCCAGACGCTGCTCACCACCCTGTACAACGCCCCCATCAACAACGACTCCTTCGTCGACGGGCTCGTCGAGTTCGCCCGCGCCTGGCAGCCCGACCTCGTCATCTGGGAGCCGCAGACGTACGCCGGCGCCGTCGCCGCCCGCGTCGTCGGCGCCGCCCACGCCCGCCTGCTGTGGGGCCCGGACGTCATGCTGCGCTCCCGCGAGACCTTCCTCGCCGACATGGCGCAGCTGCCCGAGGCCGAGCGCCAGGACCCGCTCGTCGAGTGGCTGACCGGGCTGCTGGAGCGGCACGGCGCGACCTTCCACCCGGAGGTCGTCACCGGCCAGTGGACCATCGACCCGTGCCCCGAGGGCGTACGGCTGCCCGTGGGCGTCAACACCGTCCCGATGCGGTACGTCCCCTACAACGGCCCCGCCGTCGTACCGGAGTGGCTGCACGAGGCGCCCGCCAAGCCGCGTGTGTGCCTGACCATGGGCGGCTCGCTGCGCGAGCACATCGGGCACGACGGCTTCCCGATCTCCGCCCTCGGCATGTGGGCCGACCTCGACATCGAGCTGATCGCCACCCTCGTGCCGTTCCCCGGCGAGACCGACCCGCAGGTCCCCGACAACGCGCGCGTCATCCCCTTCGTGCCCATGCACGCCCTGCTGCCGACCTGCTCGGCCATCGTCCACTACGGCGGCGGCGGCACCTGGTCGACCGCCCTGAACTACGGCGTGCCGCAGCTGATGATCCCCAAGATCTGGGACACCGTCGTCAAGGCCGAGCACCTCCAGGAGTCGGGCGCGGGCCTGTTCGTGCACGCCGACAACGTCACCGGCGAGGCCCTGCACGACGCCCTGGCCCGGCTCGTCGACGACCCTTCGTTCAAGGAGAACGCGCTGCGCCTGCGCGACGAGATCCACGCGCAGCCGTCCCCGGCGGAGCTCGTGGCGACCCTGGAGAAGCTCACGGCCGAATACCGTGAGGACAAGGCGGCGACCGTCTGA
- a CDS encoding AfsR/SARP family transcriptional regulator, translating into MEVKVLGPMEAYENGVPIVPSAPKQRQILALLALQAPQAVTVPSLMEELWGEEIPRSASPTLQTYILQLRRRIGAAHSDPGIRPRDILATRFGGYLLDVPADRVDAREFERLAQAGRRAFDAGDDFTASELLRAALQLWRGPALVDVPVGRVLELELMRLEEGRMAALEQRIEADLRLGRHAGLLGELRVLAAQHPLHENLCAQLMIALYRCGAPGRALDAYGVLSDNLVESLGLNPSPRLQRLQHAVLTADPALELPDTTARYAVR; encoded by the coding sequence GTGGAGGTCAAGGTTTTGGGCCCGATGGAGGCCTACGAGAACGGCGTGCCCATCGTGCCCAGCGCGCCCAAGCAACGCCAGATCCTGGCTCTCCTCGCGCTGCAGGCACCCCAGGCGGTGACCGTGCCCAGCCTGATGGAGGAGCTGTGGGGGGAGGAGATCCCGCGCAGCGCCTCGCCGACCCTGCAGACGTACATCCTCCAGCTGCGCCGGCGCATCGGCGCGGCGCACTCCGACCCCGGCATCCGCCCCCGGGACATCCTGGCGACCCGCTTCGGCGGCTACCTCCTGGACGTGCCCGCCGACCGCGTCGACGCCCGCGAGTTCGAGCGCCTCGCGCAGGCCGGCCGCCGCGCCTTCGACGCCGGCGACGACTTCACGGCCTCCGAACTGCTCCGGGCCGCACTCCAGTTGTGGCGGGGCCCGGCGCTGGTCGACGTACCGGTCGGGCGGGTCCTGGAACTGGAGCTCATGCGCCTCGAGGAGGGCCGCATGGCCGCCCTGGAGCAGCGCATCGAGGCCGACCTGCGCCTCGGCCGGCACGCCGGGCTGCTGGGCGAGCTGCGCGTCCTGGCCGCCCAGCACCCGCTGCACGAGAACCTGTGCGCCCAGCTCATGATCGCGCTCTACCGCTGCGGAGCCCCCGGGCGGGCCCTCGACGCGTACGGGGTGCTCAGCGACAACCTGGTCGAGAGCCTCGGCCTGAACCCCTCGCCGCGGCTGCAGCGCCTGCAGCACGCGGTGCTCACCGCCGACCCGGCGCTGGAGCTGCCCGACACCACCGCCCGGTACGCGGTCCGCTGA
- a CDS encoding VC0807 family protein, with protein sequence MTAEQEQTEQQQTAAKADTKAEKKGKGKDPKADLIRTAFMEVGVPLGLYYGLRGAGLGQWLSLFISGALPLAQLVYKMATERRVSAVTLFTLSIMAAGTAITLLTGDARLLLARESYLTGLLGLWMIATLFAKRPFMFTTMTKMLPEETARTWHANWNNHARFRNVMRWMSLAWGAAFLIDSAARILMAYTLPVDLVPVLSVILLIGMLMTVVKISKTYGRRMMAELT encoded by the coding sequence ATGACGGCGGAGCAGGAGCAGACCGAACAGCAGCAGACCGCGGCGAAGGCCGACACGAAGGCCGAGAAGAAGGGCAAGGGCAAGGACCCGAAGGCGGATCTGATCCGGACCGCGTTCATGGAGGTCGGCGTCCCCCTCGGCCTCTACTACGGCCTGCGCGGAGCCGGCCTGGGCCAGTGGCTGTCCCTGTTCATCAGCGGCGCCCTGCCCCTGGCCCAGCTCGTCTACAAGATGGCCACCGAACGCCGCGTCTCGGCCGTCACCCTCTTCACCCTGAGCATCATGGCCGCCGGCACCGCCATCACACTCCTCACCGGTGACGCCCGCCTCCTCCTCGCCCGCGAGAGCTATCTCACCGGCCTGCTCGGCCTGTGGATGATCGCCACCCTCTTCGCCAAGCGGCCCTTCATGTTCACCACCATGACCAAGATGCTGCCCGAAGAGACCGCCCGGACCTGGCACGCCAACTGGAACAACCACGCACGCTTCCGCAACGTCATGCGCTGGATGTCCCTCGCCTGGGGCGCCGCCTTCCTCATCGACTCCGCCGCCCGCATCCTCATGGCCTACACCCTCCCCGTCGACCTCGTCCCCGTCCTCTCCGTCATCCTCCTCATCGGCATGCTCATGACCGTTGTCAAGATCAGCAAGACCTACGGACGCCGCATGATGGCCGAACTCACCTGA
- a CDS encoding NAD-dependent epimerase/dehydratase family protein — protein sequence MEVIGRGFLAGNFQRISDRHPDVTLIAAGVSATGVENPAEFARESELVRSVTERCRLLGRTVVFFSTASHAMYGTTRVPAEEDAPIAPVNPYGRHKAALEEAVAALSGHWLTLRLSHVVGPHQRPHQLIPALTAQVGAGSVRLYRGAHRDLVDAADVVGAVDALLTAGVRDRVVNVAAGSPYPVEEIVRGIERRLGRTAAREYVPAAPQRTEVSVERLRRLAPHACPRGGAEYLAGLLDRHVGAARCGVP from the coding sequence ATGGAGGTCATCGGGCGGGGATTCCTCGCCGGCAATTTCCAGAGGATTTCCGACCGGCACCCGGACGTCACCCTCATCGCTGCTGGGGTTTCCGCCACCGGAGTCGAGAACCCGGCGGAATTCGCCCGCGAATCGGAACTCGTCCGCTCGGTGACCGAACGGTGCCGGCTCCTGGGCCGCACCGTGGTGTTCTTCTCCACGGCCTCCCACGCCATGTACGGCACCACCCGCGTACCGGCCGAGGAGGACGCGCCGATCGCGCCGGTCAATCCCTACGGCCGGCACAAGGCCGCGCTGGAGGAGGCGGTCGCGGCCCTGTCCGGGCACTGGCTGACCCTGCGGCTCAGCCACGTGGTGGGACCGCACCAGCGGCCCCACCAGCTGATCCCCGCCCTCACCGCGCAGGTGGGGGCGGGGAGCGTGCGCCTGTACCGGGGCGCCCACCGGGACCTGGTCGACGCGGCGGACGTGGTCGGCGCGGTCGACGCGCTGCTGACGGCCGGCGTCCGGGACCGGGTGGTGAACGTCGCGGCCGGCAGCCCCTACCCCGTCGAGGAGATCGTGCGGGGCATCGAGCGGCGCCTCGGGCGCACGGCGGCACGGGAGTACGTGCCCGCCGCCCCCCAGCGCACGGAGGTCTCCGTGGAGCGGCTGCGCCGCCTCGCCCCGCACGCGTGCCCGCGGGGCGGGGCCGAGTATCTCGCCGGGCTGCTCGACCGTCACGTCGGCGCGGCCCGTTGCGGGGTTCCGTAG
- a CDS encoding TOMM precursor leader peptide-binding protein, protein MTAGGGAAGGGAAGGGAAGGGAAGLPRVGFRNHLRAEVVPGEATYLLSERKVTALPSPCMEVLAPLLDGTRTMRELVEEASAVLDAAEVGRTLRGLAAAELVALRPDGRDTDARADAYWDLAGLDGPSTTTRLTTRTVEVLTAGRVDRTAAEEACRASGLTVVPADGADAPPAAPEAGSEAAPELTLVLCEDYLHPRLREIDARQRALSRPWLLARTCRADVWVGPLFRPGESACWSCLAFRLRDHRMSESPVQRALGLDGPVPRPQASIAAGRALGLHTAVLEAAKWLAGTRCDGQDAVWTLDSLTLESRHHTVSRRPQCPECGDPGLMAEQARRPVTVESRPKAVQESGGHRALTPQQMMDRYGHLVSPVTGVVQQLRRDRRTPPGLHAYTSGRNLAGGAGQNLASLRAGLRSLSGGKGLTEIDAKVSTLCETVERYCGTRQGDELVVRDSLRGLGDIAVHPDSCQLYDPRQIRGREAWNARHGGFQYVCSAFDEREAMEWTPVWSLGEERRRLLPTSMLYFDTLTRTSSVRADSNGNAAGSSREDAIVQGFLELVERDAVALWWYNRTRQPGVDLASFDDPWLERTRQVYAGMNRRLWVLDLTSDLGIPVMVALSRRTDKPAEDVMFGFGAHFDPRIALRRAVTEMNQLIPAVLDVRPDGTGYGVDDPTARAWWSGATVANQPYLLPDASLPPRTPAHWAFEERADLRDDVEAIVALTRSRGLDLMVLDQTRPDIGLPVVKVVVPGLRHFWARFAPGRLFDVPVALGRLTRPTAYEDLNPVPLFV, encoded by the coding sequence GTGACGGCGGGCGGGGGCGCGGCGGGCGGGGGCGCGGCGGGCGGGGGCGCGGCGGGCGGGGGCGCGGCGGGCCTGCCGCGCGTCGGGTTCAGGAACCACCTGCGCGCCGAGGTCGTCCCGGGGGAAGCCACCTACCTGCTGTCGGAGCGGAAGGTGACCGCGCTGCCGAGTCCCTGCATGGAAGTGCTCGCACCGCTGCTGGACGGGACGCGCACCATGCGCGAGCTGGTCGAGGAGGCGTCGGCGGTGCTGGACGCGGCGGAGGTGGGCCGGACCCTGCGGGGGCTCGCCGCCGCCGAGCTGGTCGCCCTGCGTCCCGACGGCCGCGACACCGACGCGCGCGCCGACGCCTACTGGGACCTCGCCGGGCTCGACGGCCCCAGCACCACCACCCGCCTGACCACCCGCACCGTCGAGGTGCTCACCGCCGGCCGTGTCGACCGCACGGCCGCGGAGGAGGCCTGCCGGGCCTCCGGCCTGACCGTGGTGCCCGCCGACGGCGCCGACGCGCCGCCGGCGGCCCCGGAGGCCGGCTCCGAGGCGGCACCGGAGCTCACCCTGGTGCTGTGCGAGGACTACCTGCACCCGCGGCTGCGCGAGATCGACGCGCGCCAGCGGGCCCTCAGCCGCCCCTGGCTGCTCGCCCGGACGTGCCGCGCCGACGTCTGGGTCGGCCCGCTCTTCCGCCCCGGCGAAAGCGCCTGCTGGTCCTGCCTGGCGTTCCGGCTGCGCGACCACCGCATGTCGGAGTCCCCGGTACAGCGCGCCCTCGGCCTCGACGGGCCGGTGCCCCGCCCCCAGGCCTCCATCGCCGCCGGCCGGGCCCTGGGCCTGCACACCGCCGTACTGGAAGCCGCCAAGTGGCTCGCCGGCACCCGCTGCGACGGCCAGGACGCGGTCTGGACGCTGGACAGCCTCACGCTGGAGAGCCGCCACCACACCGTCTCCCGCCGCCCCCAGTGCCCCGAGTGCGGGGACCCCGGCCTGATGGCCGAGCAGGCCCGCCGCCCGGTCACCGTGGAGTCCCGGCCCAAGGCGGTACAGGAGTCCGGCGGGCACCGCGCCCTGACGCCGCAGCAGATGATGGACCGCTACGGCCACCTGGTCAGCCCCGTCACCGGCGTCGTCCAGCAGCTGCGCCGCGACCGGCGCACTCCCCCGGGCCTGCACGCCTACACCTCCGGACGCAACCTCGCCGGCGGCGCCGGGCAGAACCTGGCCTCGCTGCGCGCCGGCCTGCGCTCGCTCAGCGGCGGCAAGGGCCTCACCGAGATCGACGCCAAGGTCAGCACCCTGTGCGAGACCGTCGAGCGGTACTGCGGCACGCGCCAGGGCGACGAACTCGTCGTCCGCGACAGCCTGCGCGGCCTGGGCGACATCGCCGTCCACCCCGACTCCTGCCAGCTCTACGACCCGCGCCAGATCCGCGGCCGCGAAGCCTGGAACGCCCGCCACGGCGGCTTCCAGTACGTGTGCTCCGCCTTCGACGAGCGCGAGGCCATGGAGTGGACCCCGGTGTGGTCGCTGGGCGAAGAGCGCCGGCGGCTGCTGCCGACGTCGATGCTCTACTTCGACACCCTGACCCGCACCAGCAGCGTCCGCGCCGACTCCAACGGCAACGCCGCCGGCAGCAGCCGCGAGGACGCCATCGTCCAGGGCTTCCTGGAACTGGTCGAGCGGGACGCGGTCGCCCTGTGGTGGTACAACCGCACCCGGCAGCCCGGCGTCGACCTCGCCTCCTTCGACGACCCGTGGCTGGAGCGGACCCGGCAGGTGTACGCGGGCATGAACCGCCGCCTGTGGGTCCTCGACCTGACGTCCGACCTCGGCATCCCCGTCATGGTGGCGCTGTCGCGGCGCACCGACAAGCCCGCCGAGGACGTCATGTTCGGCTTCGGCGCCCACTTCGACCCGCGCATCGCCCTGCGCCGCGCCGTGACCGAGATGAACCAGCTGATCCCGGCCGTGCTCGACGTGCGGCCCGACGGCACCGGCTACGGCGTCGACGATCCCACCGCCCGCGCCTGGTGGAGCGGCGCGACGGTGGCCAACCAGCCCTACCTGCTGCCCGATGCGTCCCTCCCGCCCCGCACCCCGGCCCACTGGGCGTTCGAGGAGCGGGCGGACCTGCGCGACGACGTCGAGGCGATCGTCGCCCTGACCCGCTCGCGCGGGCTGGACCTGATGGTCCTCGACCAGACCCGCCCCGACATCGGCCTGCCGGTGGTGAAGGTCGTGGTCCCGGGACTGCGCCACTTCTGGGCGCGGTTCGCGCCCGGCCGCCTCTTCGACGTCCCTGTCGCCCTGGGGCGGCTCACGCGGCCCACCGCCTACGAAGACCTCAACCCCGTACCGCTGTTCGTCTGA
- a CDS encoding ATP-binding protein — protein sequence MKTTEQQTERLAEHRAGARAELRVERGAQLRALQEAFEGTAAGEGRVAVVTGPVGCGKTDVLHALCRHAARAGALVLTATGVRAERHLGFGVLDRLLDDPQLPPATAGHVRALLATAEREGAAPAGRPAAPAAGAGRGEQPMAPARARELRDLCGVLREAARHRPLVVAVDDLQHADRPSVAALMYLHRRLRTSRVLMVLTDGGADAPDGTGPRAELAGDPDCRTVRVAPLTRRGVAELLAARLDPCTADRLAAECHALTGGNPLLVHAFADDRLAAGDHDGETPVGGSFAAALRTCLLRCDEGAADAARALAVLGDLAPASLVARMLGTGVEAAARDLAALTEAGLLDEGRFRHPAAHAAVLAGCEDADRRDRHLRAARLLHEDGAPGAAVARQLVAARQAPGPWAVTVLREAAEGEGAADRDRFAADCLELAVGACQDPGERAALTALLVRNRWRTSPSVAARHLGALEAHARDGLLSARDGATLALARLWLGRSADAPPRPAPGPQGTGFADAGRYHADVTRARRLLYWDADADADADAADADAGPAGPGGPETSAEAATADAELTLQSTRIGETALESAMAALYALLYADRTGQAAHWCDTLVAEATARRETTWRAVLTGIRAEIAVRQGSLADAERHARTALAVLPPEDWGVAIGIPLAARLVACTVTGRTEDAQRVLAQRVPQEMFGTRFGGQYLYARGRHYLAVGRLRAALEDFRRCGELMAERGVDRPALIAWRGGAATACLGLGLRERAGEFIGEQMELSAPEHIRVRGSSLRTIAALGEARRRPALLWEAITLLQEAGDRLELVGALADLSCAHHELGDYNRARMMAGRAVKLAQDCDAPSLCERLLPHPAVLDPAPPADTGPAEARADAIATLSDAERRVAALAAVGHSNREIGRELFITVSTVEQHLTRVYRKLRISRRADLPAELPLGLPGAA from the coding sequence GTGAAGACGACGGAACAGCAAACGGAACGACTGGCGGAGCACCGCGCCGGCGCCCGCGCGGAGCTGCGCGTGGAACGCGGGGCGCAGCTGCGGGCGCTCCAGGAGGCGTTCGAGGGGACCGCCGCGGGCGAGGGGCGTGTGGCCGTCGTCACCGGCCCGGTCGGCTGCGGCAAGACCGATGTGCTGCACGCCCTGTGCCGGCACGCCGCCCGCGCCGGGGCCCTGGTGCTGACCGCCACCGGCGTCCGTGCCGAACGCCACCTCGGTTTCGGGGTCCTCGACCGCCTCCTCGACGACCCGCAGCTGCCACCCGCCACGGCCGGCCACGTCCGCGCCCTGCTGGCCACGGCGGAGCGGGAAGGCGCCGCACCGGCCGGGCGTCCCGCCGCGCCGGCGGCGGGCGCCGGCCGCGGCGAGCAGCCCATGGCGCCCGCGCGCGCCCGTGAACTGCGCGACCTGTGCGGCGTGCTGCGCGAAGCCGCCCGCCATCGGCCGCTGGTCGTCGCCGTCGACGACCTGCAGCACGCCGACCGGCCGTCGGTGGCCGCCCTGATGTACCTGCACCGCAGGCTGCGGACCTCCCGCGTGCTGATGGTGCTCACCGACGGGGGCGCCGACGCACCCGACGGGACCGGCCCGCGCGCCGAGCTCGCCGGGGACCCCGACTGCCGCACCGTGCGCGTCGCCCCGCTGACCCGGCGCGGCGTCGCCGAACTCCTCGCCGCCCGCCTCGACCCGTGCACCGCGGACCGGCTGGCCGCCGAATGCCACGCCCTGACCGGCGGGAACCCCCTGCTCGTCCATGCCTTCGCCGACGACCGCCTCGCCGCGGGCGACCACGACGGGGAGACCCCCGTGGGCGGCTCCTTCGCCGCCGCCCTGCGCACGTGCCTGCTGCGCTGCGACGAGGGCGCCGCCGACGCCGCGCGCGCCCTGGCCGTCCTCGGCGACCTCGCCCCGGCCTCCCTGGTGGCCCGCATGCTAGGCACCGGCGTCGAAGCCGCCGCCCGGGACCTGGCAGCCCTGACGGAGGCCGGCCTCCTCGACGAAGGCCGCTTCCGCCACCCCGCCGCGCACGCCGCCGTCCTCGCCGGCTGTGAGGACGCCGACCGCCGCGACCGCCACCTGCGCGCCGCCCGGCTGCTGCACGAGGACGGGGCGCCGGGGGCCGCCGTCGCCCGTCAGCTCGTCGCCGCCCGGCAGGCCCCCGGCCCCTGGGCGGTCACCGTGCTGCGCGAGGCGGCCGAAGGGGAGGGCGCCGCGGACCGCGACCGCTTCGCCGCCGACTGCCTCGAACTCGCCGTCGGGGCCTGCCAGGACCCGGGCGAACGGGCCGCGCTGACCGCGCTGCTGGTGCGCAACCGGTGGCGTACCAGCCCCTCGGTCGCCGCCCGCCACCTGGGCGCGCTGGAGGCCCACGCCCGCGACGGACTGCTCTCGGCGCGCGACGGCGCCACCCTCGCCCTGGCGCGGCTGTGGCTGGGCCGCTCCGCCGACGCCCCGCCCCGGCCGGCGCCCGGGCCGCAGGGGACCGGCTTCGCGGACGCCGGCCGGTACCACGCGGACGTGACCCGGGCCCGCCGCCTGCTCTACTGGGACGCGGACGCGGACGCGGACGCGGACGCCGCCGACGCCGACGCCGGACCCGCCGGACCCGGCGGACCGGAGACCTCCGCGGAGGCGGCCACCGCCGACGCGGAACTGACCCTGCAGAGCACCCGCATCGGCGAGACCGCGCTGGAATCGGCGATGGCCGCCCTGTACGCACTGCTGTACGCCGACCGGACCGGCCAGGCCGCCCACTGGTGCGACACGCTCGTCGCCGAGGCCACCGCGCGCCGCGAGACGACCTGGCGGGCCGTGCTCACGGGCATACGCGCGGAGATCGCCGTACGCCAGGGCTCGCTCGCCGACGCCGAACGCCACGCCCGCACCGCGCTGGCCGTGCTCCCGCCCGAGGACTGGGGGGTCGCCATCGGCATCCCTCTCGCCGCCCGCCTCGTCGCCTGCACCGTCACCGGCCGCACCGAGGACGCCCAGCGGGTCCTCGCGCAGCGCGTGCCGCAGGAGATGTTCGGCACCCGCTTCGGCGGCCAGTACCTGTACGCCCGCGGCCGCCACTACCTCGCCGTCGGGCGGCTGCGCGCCGCCCTGGAGGACTTCCGGCGCTGCGGCGAACTGATGGCGGAGCGCGGCGTCGACCGGCCCGCCCTCATCGCCTGGCGCGGCGGCGCCGCCACCGCCTGCCTGGGCCTGGGACTGCGGGAACGCGCGGGCGAGTTCATCGGCGAACAGATGGAGCTGTCCGCACCCGAGCACATCCGGGTGCGGGGCTCCTCCCTGCGCACCATCGCCGCCCTCGGCGAGGCACGGCGCCGCCCCGCCCTGCTGTGGGAGGCCATCACCCTGCTGCAGGAGGCCGGGGACCGCCTGGAACTGGTCGGCGCGCTCGCCGACCTGAGCTGCGCCCACCACGAACTCGGCGACTACAACCGGGCGCGGATGATGGCCGGCCGCGCCGTGAAGCTCGCCCAGGACTGCGACGCCCCGTCGCTGTGCGAACGGCTCCTGCCCCACCCCGCCGTCCTCGACCCGGCACCGCCCGCGGACACCGGCCCCGCCGAAGCCCGCGCCGACGCCATCGCCACACTGAGCGACGCGGAACGGCGGGTGGCCGCCCTGGCGGCCGTCGGCCACTCCAACAGGGAGATCGGACGCGAACTGTTCATCACGGTCAGCACCGTCGAACAGCACCTGACCCGGGTCTACCGCAAGCTGCGCATCAGCCGGCGCGCCGACCTGCCCGCCGAACTCCCGCTCGGCCTGCCGGGTGCCGCCTGA
- a CDS encoding sensor histidine kinase: MTCYAVISLLNVRASNDSGPVFLACCSCLAALFVLQLKHSAPGARLASRRSRLLTLSAQALMTYLPLTLFGWEWGGMAGFLAASVLLLTPVRVGWILYAAITLSMVGYPVILGMGVNDTAYFAIATALTGLVVYGLSTLSRLIVALHAARAELARVAVSNERLRFAQDLHDLLGYSLSAITLKSELTARLINASPERAQEEVAGVLDLSRQALADVRTVASGYRDMTLSAEARSARAILTAADITADVDVTATTGLLDPDVDTVLATVLREGITNALRHSKMRHCSIRATVDDDHVSLCLVNDGVGGEPQAVAADSGNGLGNLRLRLAAVGGRMTSHIDDKGFFRLTATAPRVPEATDKAPSPIPAPRVTRRSGAAV, encoded by the coding sequence GTGACCTGCTACGCCGTGATCTCGCTGCTCAACGTCCGCGCCTCAAACGACTCCGGCCCCGTCTTCCTCGCCTGCTGCTCCTGCCTGGCCGCCCTGTTCGTCCTCCAGCTCAAGCACTCGGCACCCGGCGCCCGCCTGGCCTCCCGCCGCTCGCGCCTGCTCACCCTCTCCGCGCAGGCCCTCATGACCTACCTGCCGCTGACGCTGTTCGGCTGGGAGTGGGGCGGCATGGCCGGCTTCCTCGCCGCCTCCGTCCTGCTGCTCACCCCGGTACGGGTCGGCTGGATCCTCTACGCCGCGATCACGCTCAGCATGGTCGGCTACCCGGTCATCCTGGGCATGGGCGTCAACGACACCGCGTACTTCGCCATCGCCACCGCGCTCACCGGCCTCGTCGTCTACGGCCTGTCCACCCTGTCCCGGCTGATCGTCGCGCTGCACGCCGCCCGCGCCGAACTCGCGCGCGTGGCCGTCTCCAACGAGCGGCTGCGCTTCGCCCAGGACCTCCACGACCTCCTCGGCTACAGCCTGTCCGCGATCACCCTCAAGTCCGAGCTGACGGCCCGCCTGATCAACGCCTCCCCGGAACGGGCCCAGGAGGAGGTGGCCGGCGTACTGGACCTGTCCCGCCAGGCCCTCGCCGACGTCCGCACGGTCGCCAGCGGCTACCGGGACATGACGCTGAGCGCCGAGGCCCGTTCGGCCCGCGCCATCCTGACCGCCGCGGACATCACCGCCGACGTCGACGTCACGGCCACCACGGGCCTGCTCGACCCCGACGTCGACACCGTGCTCGCCACGGTCCTGCGCGAGGGCATCACCAACGCGCTGCGCCACAGCAAGATGCGGCACTGCTCGATCCGCGCCACCGTCGACGACGACCACGTGTCGCTGTGCCTGGTCAACGACGGAGTCGGCGGTGAGCCCCAGGCGGTCGCGGCGGACTCCGGCAACGGCCTGGGCAACCTGCGCCTGCGCCTGGCCGCCGTGGGCGGCCGGATGACCTCCCACATCGACGACAAGGGCTTCTTCCGCCTCACCGCGACGGCCCCCCGCGTCCCGGAAGCCACGGACAAGGCCCCCTCCCCCATTCCGGCTCCCCGCGTCACCCGCAGGAGCGGCGCCGCCGTCTGA